The Aspergillus oryzae RIB40 DNA, chromosome 5 genome segment GTCTACTCATGACATGGAAGCCAGAATCCTCATCGACGGTCACCAGCTTTGATCTCAACTCAACAGTTGCCACGTCACTGGACCATGGTGGGTCAGGGGCGTACAACAAAATGAAACACATGTTCAAGTCCTCGCACGGCAACACTTACGGGGATATGCCGTTCCCAGAAACCGCTCCTCTCATCTTCCCAGATCTCGACGAATTGGCTGCACAGGGTGTCGATGGTGAGGCCAGAATAAAGAGTGCGAAGTCGTCGCGCCGAGAATTTGTGGCGGATTATCTTGATCGGAGATCACAGGCTCAATTTGTAGGTTCATCTGATGACAATCTATACAACACGCTCTGACATTACCACCAGGAAATGGAACACCCCGATAATGCTTTGAACAAGGCGCCAAAGCCTCAATTCACTTCCCGCTACGCCGATCCTAGTCATCCAGCTAGCAGTGGATCGGCTCTCGGACTGATCACTGGCGGATATATTACCGGTGACCAACTTAGGGACCTTCGGGGCGATCGGCGACGAGACAGGTTCGGTCGCGGCCTAGAATATGAACCACGGGGTATGCGAGGGAGCCCCATTGGGCCAGTGGGAGCTCTAGCAGCTACAGTACGCTTTATTAAAAATGGGCGGTCGCCGGATGAGCCTCACCAGAATCCTGGTGAAGGACCTCACGATGAAGAATATCGCAGACGATCTGGCGGCCGAGTGGGTTCACGTAACCCGCGTGAGCGGCTGCAAAACCGAGGGGGCCCCATTGGCGGTATACAGAAATTCCTGAAGAGTGTAAGTTCTTGGATTCCAGCTCGCAGGTACCATTGCTAATCGACATATAGAACGTTTTGTACATGATGATCGTCAACCTACCGTCAGAAGAGGAGATGGCGCAGGCCCGAGCCGCCTTGCGGTCGTAGGGGTAATATGAGAATTGCGATCTTTGGCTAGTTATAGGAACTGCGATGGAAATTTGACCTAGTTAATTATGATAATGAACTTTATGGCAAACGTTGATCTCTCAATCAGATAAGATATGACTCCAAGGCAGCACGTCATCTCCGCCCAAAGTGAGTGAACTCCCAAGCCCTAATCGTAGAACCCAAACAGAGACTCTTACAGATCCAATATAGAGCAGGGTTAATTTGTATACCCTATAGTATACCGAGCGAAGCCGGATTGGCCAGATCGTCTACGAATCTTgctattactagtagtaattCCGCCCCCACTTCTTACCTGGTCGAGGCCAGACTTATCCAGACTTATAAATACCCCTCCATAATCATTACCATGAGCCTTGTATCCCATTCACACACTCTCTAAGCATATAAACCCAGCCCCAAACCAACTGAACTACCTCCCCAAACCAGAAACTAagccaaatccaccaccaaaatgGTCTTCAAAGCCCTCCTCTACATAACCCGCAAACCGGGCACCACCCCCACCGAATTCAAAACCCACTACGAAACCGTGCACCTGCCACTCATCCAAAAGCTCGCAGGCGCCGACTTCCCTCTCTCGCACAGACGTCTCTACCTTGCACGCCCCGCCCCCGGCGAGGACAACAGTTTCCCGGCGGCGGTGCTGATCGGCAACCAGGACGATTTCGCCTTCGATGCGATTGTGGAGTTGACGTTTACGGATGAGGCGGCGTTTAAGGTGTTTTTTACGCGGAGACAGGAGGCGGGGACCAAGGAGTTGGTGGATGCTGATGAGGAGAAGTTTTTGGATCAGACGAAGTTTAAGGcggttgttttgggggagGTTCATGAGACTACTAGTTAGTTGGTGTAGTGTTATGGTTGTATATGAGGGAATTTGATATTTATTAGAATGGCTATATTGAGGTAAAATACGTAAGGGTACATACAGGTGTGGAATCAGCCTTGTCCGGTGGTAGACCAATAATCAAGCTAGCAATGGTAGTAACGCAATAGCACCATCTTAGCGCCGTTGGTGTTTGAGGGTCCAGCTAGAATCATTTTAGCGCTGTTGGATTGTTTACCCAAACGGCCCCCACCTTCAGCTAGCAGTTTCTCTCCTGAAAATTTTTAATGGTTTGATCATCTTGTGAGAGACCTCCATTCTGGTTACAGTGGGTGCTGGCACCAGGCTCATTTCGCACGACCAGAAGCATCTGCCTCCACATAAGGATACGCAAGGAGTGTTATGAATATTTATAATGGTTGTGGGAACCACATGGTTCTCGTGTATGTTAATGAGCTTGGCAGCGCTTGTGATCttggcgagaagaagagccgAAGCCTATTTATGTTAGTACTTGCGGTTTGCTGCGGAATAATACAAGAAACTTCATGAAAGCTCTCTGGTGGAAGTTAGTAGCTCGGCTGGTATACTATATACTAATGCTATACGGATGCGTATTAAATACAAAAATGTGTGTACAATGTTTTCAAAAGGCAGATCACCGCATTAAGGTATGTGAGCTCGAAATCGCGCAGGCAATGGTCATGAATCATTGAATATGTCAGAGATATTTACGCCAAACCAATGCTTCCTATGCTCTAGCTAGTATGCACGGTCCGGTAATTCCGAGCGCCACTCGGTGACCTCGCTTCCAGGCAACTCTTTCGGCGCTGGCGGGGGACGGGGAGGAGGCTGGctccatggtggtggtaccTGCGCAAATGCTGGCTCTATCGCCGGTATTGACCTGTTTCGTGACTGAGACTGGCGATATTTGAGATAAGCGAGCACCGCAAGCAGTGCGATAGCTGGAACGCCGATGCCAACTCCAATACCAAGGCCTACTTTGGCGGATGGATCGAGGCCAGAGTTAGACGACGATGCTTGGGAGGTCTCGGTGGCTGAGGTCTCTGATGGAGCAGATGTAGTAGTgcttgttgatgagcttgttgatTTGGATTCGGATGTAGAAGTTGCTGTAAACGAAGTTGAAGTACTCGTGGCCCGTGGTTTGTCGGTGATATTAAAGTAATTTGATGTGAGTCTGAATCCCGAACTTGTCGGATTGGCGTTGatccagaaaaagaatatgGGCGAGTCTTCAAGTTTGGCGCCGTATGTTTGTACCTTCCATGTAAAATTTGTGACTCCGATGTCCTGAATCTGGGCTTCATATTTCATCTTCATGTCAGTGCGATTCAGTCCCCCCGTGAGCATAACCatgaacaaaaaaaaaatgacacGTACTATAGATATCACCCAAACTATATGCTGTTTCCTCCCCGAGACTCTGATGCCAAATAGATATGTTGAACGTAGTCCAGGTTGTCATCCATGAGATCACTTGCTGCTCCCCAAGGACCCAGACGGGATTCTCAGCCGAATTGGCGGCCGGTGGATTGATAAATCTGTTGTTACTTGCCCCATCTCCCTGCGCGATAGCTATCTCTGCTCCATATAATAGAACTATCAAGCATATACGCAAAAATGCGCCGGGGAGCCTGCGACCGTTCATGGTGGCTCACAGGAGCGGAGAGAGTAGGAGGAAGATCGTTTAGATGAAGAACCGGGGAGAGAGGGGATTGAATCCTTAGGCGCTTAGAGTCCTGTCGGTTCCCAGGTGCAATCTCCGAACGCGTGCGGCCTTGGAGGGAATAACCGCCCAAAACTAGCATCTGCAGGGTGACTGCATTAGTGGTGTTAAAGAATGGCTTAGTAGAGACTCGAGCCAAGCTAGGGCTCGCATGGTTGGTGGTCATTGGCTACTAACGGGATGGCCAAGCCTCCGGCCTACGGGCTAATCCGCGCAAGCGCCATCGTCGAGAATGTTGGTCAACTTAACCCTATCAGAATGGGTTTAAGAGGGCCCCTGCATTTTAGCTGAGGCACGAAAGATTAGCGACGTGTCAGATGCACTATGTATGGCCTTTTTGATAAGAATGGCTTGGAAAATCCACTGCTTTCCACCAATCATAATGTGCGTGCTTAGCGTGATTTAGAGCACCATGTTTTTCTACGCAGAGATAAGGGAATATACAAGAGAGTTATAGAAAAGTGACACAGTGATCGTGGTCTCTCCTGTCAGTATACGCGGAATATTATATATGATACTATACATCGGTCCCCTTGAGGTTTTTATATCCAACCAGTCTTCGTCACTGTGGATATGCAATGCTATCGGTCTCTAGACTCATATATACCCTGGAAACGGAGCTATGCACCTCAGCCACCCATGCTAGCTAGCAATACCGACCAAGCCCCACATCTTGCTGAGCACCCCTGCTCGTAGGAGCCAAACAAAGGGCCAAAAGAACTTTTTTGGCCCCAACATGCGTGACCTCATATCCAAGAGCCCGGCATAGACTCCGTATTCCTTCCTCGGTTAGATCAACACGCGAGCATTGCTAGCTGGGCCCACGGGTGGGTCTCAGTAGTAAAATGGGCTCATCCGACAACAGATGGAATGGGCCGTGTTGGCAGTTTATCGCAGTGACGGAATCAGAAGAAATCGCAACCATCGCCTCACGGCGACTAAAGCATTCCATCGCCCGATTGAACAGGCTGAGAAGTAGCAGCGAACGCTTGAAGCTGCTTTTTCAGAATCACATCCCAGTCCCGTCGTCTCCCAAGATGAATGCTGTGAATACTCGGTCTTTCATAATTGAATAACGATTTACGCGCATAAATGGCTGCTGATCTCAGGAAATCGGTCGTTTTCGTCGTCAATATCATTGGATTACGTCCAAACGCGCCCGCCAAATCATCAATTCGACAGGTGGATAGTTCGGATCCCAGTTCCATAAAGCCCACGAGAAATGGGGATTGCCCGTTATATTTCGGACCAGTGGTGAGAATAAATAGACACTGTCGGAGAACCTTGACAGTGCTATTGTCAGAACATACTCTATTCATAGGCTGCAGACGAAACTGCAAGACTAAGGAAGCTATTACGATATGGCCACGTTTGTCTTGCCTGCTAGCCAGCCTGACGAAAAAGCCCTCTCGAAATACCATATGGTCATCAACCGGTTGCAAACTGTAATACCCTACACCGGTGAGCTTACTACAAGTGTCTCAATCTGCAGAGTATGGACATGGCCCTGAGCTGTTGCCGATAGCTTCTCGTCTGTTCCGGCATACCGAGGGTGTAGAAGCGACCGTTATAGAAGGAGTATTTACAGAATGAAGTAACAACTTGCACCAAGGGTCAGTTCAATGACTAGACCATCGTAATGCTGTTGCACAT includes the following:
- a CDS encoding EthD domain-containing protein (predicted protein) codes for the protein MVFKALLEFKTHYETVHLPLIQKLAGADFPLSHRRLYLARPAPGEDNSFPAAVLIGNQDDFAFDAIVELTFTDEAAFKVFFTRRQEAGTKELVDADEEKFLDQTKFKAVVLGEVHETTS
- a CDS encoding uncharacterized protein (predicted protein); protein product: MNGRRLPGAFLRICLIVLLYGAEIAIAQGDGASNNRFINPPAANSAENPVWVLGEQQVISWMTTWTTFNISIWHQSLGEETAYSLGDIYTQIQDIGVTNFTWKVQTYGAKLEDSPIFFFWINANPTSSGFRLTSNYFNITDKPRATSTSTSNFYIRIQINKLINKHYYICSIRDLSHRDLPSIVV
- a CDS encoding uncharacterized protein (predicted protein) — its product is MLRGKAIKGVAAGIGLASESISAYNANRREKKAQSSDGPETNNANTTTTDDDLARHERVVEEQHEEEWELDEAQDELNSTLETDKAATNQTPEQLAESFLRNYPQPPPYTPTSNPRLPYPVVLPQRRPKSRKRGFIRAYAPALEEFGIDQAMFLDFLETSNRACQATPWLHAINLAGIGTMFLPSAIGIAVSIAIQLTTDVAIAMDARRKTNSYFDKINEEVFRPRGLYCLLMTWKPESSSTVTSFDLNSTVATSLDHGGSGAYNKMKHMFKSSHGNTYGDMPFPETAPLIFPDLDELAAQGVDGEARIKSAKSSRREFVADYLDRRSQAQFEMEHPDNALNKAPKPQFTSRYADPSHPASSGSALGLITGGYITGDQLRDLRGDRRRDRFGRGLEYEPRGMRGSPIGPVGALAATVRFIKNGRSPDEPHQNPGEGPHDEEYRRRSGGRVGSRNPRERLQNRGGPIGGIQKFLKSNVLYMMIVNLPSEEEMAQARAALRS